One Gossypium raimondii isolate GPD5lz chromosome 3, ASM2569854v1, whole genome shotgun sequence genomic window carries:
- the LOC105796993 gene encoding MLO-like protein 1: MVVGNMSEGGTTIEYTPTWVVAVVCSVIVFISLVAERILHFFGKYLKKKNQKPLFEALQKIKEELMLLGFISLLLTVFQDRIAKICISKDLAHQWLPCKEKKEVTIEHFQTLFSSFLPNGNGRRLLAEPADSTAYCTTKGKVPLLSTTALHHLHIFIFVLAVVHVTFSALTIVFGSTKIHQWKNWEDYAKDMEDDPEGVVKTKITQVQEHDFIKGRFLGIGKNSEIQGWVYSFFKQFYGSVTKSDYITLRLGFIMTHCRGNPKFNFHNYMMRALEADFKKVVGISWYLWAFVAIFLLLNFVGWHTYFWIAFIPFILLLAVGTKLEHIITQLAQEVAERHMVVTGELVVQPSDNHFWFNRPRLVLRLIHIILFQNSFEMAFFAWIWVQYGFNSCMMGQVRFIIPRLVIGVFVQFVCSYSTLPLYAFVTQMGSSYKKAIFEEHIQEGLVGWARKARKKNKGSGLKRPSNESSQVGPKEESPLVFEMDKVNGKESSSSAV; this comes from the exons aTGGTGGTGGGAAATATGTCTGAAGGAGGAACAACCATAGAATACACCCCGACATGGGTGGTGGCTGTTGTCTGCTCTGTCATTGTCTTCATTTCCCTTGTTGCTGAAAGAATCCTCCATTTCTTTGGCAAG tatttgaagaaaaagaatcaGAAACCTCTCTTTGAGGCCTTGCAGAAGATCAAAGAAG AGTTGATGTTGCTGGGATTCATATCGTTGCTACTAACAGTGTTTCAAGACAGGATTGCCAAAATCTGTATATCAAAGGATTTGGCTCATCAATGGTTGCCTTgtaaggaaaagaaagaagtaaCCATAGAACACTTTCAGACCcttttctcctcttttcttcCCAATGGTAATGGCCGTCGTCTTCTCGCTGAGCCTGCCGATTCCACTGCCTACTGTACTACTAAG GGGAAAGTTCCATTGTTATCCACTACGGCATTGCATCATCTACATATATTCATCTTCGTGCTAGCTGTTGTACATGTGACTTTCAGTGCTCTAACCATTGTTTTTGGGAGCACAAAG ATCCATCAATGGAAAAATTGGGAAGATTATGCTAAGGATATGGAAGATGATCCTGAGGGAG TTGTGAAAACAAAGATCACTCAGGTCCAAGAACATGATTTTATCAAGGGTCGGTTCTTGGGTATTGGAAAGAATTCTGAGATCCAGGGATGGGTG TATTCTTTTTTCAAGCAATTTTATGGATCTGTGACCAAGTCAGATTATATCACATTAAGACTAGGCTTCATCATG ACTCATTGCAGGGGAAATCCAAAGTTTAACTTTCACAACTACATGATGCGTGCTCTCGAAGCCGATTTTAAGAAAGTTGTTGGGATAAG TTGGTATCTTTGGGCATTTGTAGCCATTTTCCTCTTGCTGAATTTTGTTG GTTGGCACACGTATTTTTGGATAGCATTCATTCCCTTCATT CTTTTACTTGCTGTTGGCACCAAGTTGGAACATATAATCACACAATTAGCTCAAGAGGTAGCTGAGAGACACATGGTGGTAACAGGTGAATTGGTGGTTCAACCTTCAGATAACCATTTCTGGTTCAACAGGCCGCGCCTTGTCCTCCGCCTCATTCACATCATCCTCTTCCAAAATTCATTCGAAATGGCCTTCTTCGCCTGGATATGG GTGCAGTATGGTTTCAACTCATGCATGATGGGGCAAGTTCGTTTTATTATACCCAGACTAGTTATTGG GGTTTTTGTTCAGTTCGTCTGCAGTTATAGTACCCTGCCACTATATGCATTTGTCACACAG ATGGGAAGTTCGTACAAGAAGGCGATATTTGAGGAACATATTCAGGAAGGGCTGGTTGGATGGGCTCGGAAGGCAAGAAAGAAGAATAAGGGCAGTGGTTTGAAAAGGCCGTCGAATGAAAGTAGCCAAGTTGGTCCAAAAGAGGAGTCACCATTGGTATTTGAGATGGATAAGGTTAATGGAAAGGAGTCTTCTTCATCTGCGGTATGA